From Kamptonema formosum PCC 6407, a single genomic window includes:
- the ruvB gene encoding Holliday junction branch migration DNA helicase RuvB, with the protein MAIISSKKQPPSPELPEEFTKPPRRRKASKTEPESLVEPEAFADEESTNKQEEKIRPHRLADYIGQKDLKEFLAIALQAAKSRNEPLDHLLLYGPPGLGKTTMSLIIAEEMGVNCKITTAPALEKPRDIVGLLVSLKAGDVLFLDEIHRLSKVAEEILYPAMEDCRLDITIGQGKTAKTRSIPLKPFTLVGATTKVGSLTAPLRDRFGFIQRLRFYEIDELTSIVLRSAQVLDTPITTEGAQEIARRARGTPRIANRLLRRVRDYSEVKNLTPIDAEVASISLELFNVDPLGLDWTDRLILSRMIESFNGGPVGLETIAAATGEDSQTIEEVCEPYLMQIGFMQRTNRGRIATPAAWKHLGYIDAEE; encoded by the coding sequence ATGGCAATTATTTCGTCTAAAAAACAGCCTCCCTCTCCAGAGTTACCCGAAGAGTTCACTAAACCTCCCCGCCGCCGCAAAGCTTCTAAAACTGAGCCGGAATCTCTGGTGGAACCGGAAGCCTTTGCTGATGAGGAAAGCACTAACAAGCAGGAAGAGAAAATTCGGCCTCATCGATTGGCTGATTATATTGGTCAAAAAGATTTAAAAGAGTTTTTGGCGATCGCGCTTCAAGCGGCCAAGTCCAGAAATGAACCTCTGGATCACTTATTATTGTACGGCCCGCCGGGATTGGGCAAAACTACGATGTCGCTGATTATTGCTGAGGAAATGGGTGTTAATTGCAAGATTACCACCGCCCCCGCACTGGAAAAACCGCGAGATATTGTAGGATTGCTAGTTAGTCTCAAGGCTGGAGATGTTCTTTTCCTCGATGAAATCCATCGCCTCTCGAAGGTGGCAGAAGAAATCCTTTATCCGGCGATGGAAGACTGCCGTTTAGATATTACCATCGGTCAAGGTAAGACTGCTAAAACGCGCAGCATTCCTCTGAAACCTTTTACTTTGGTGGGGGCGACTACGAAAGTGGGTTCGCTAACTGCGCCGTTGCGCGATCGCTTCGGATTTATCCAAAGATTACGTTTTTATGAAATTGATGAATTAACTTCAATTGTACTTAGAAGTGCTCAAGTTCTAGACACCCCCATCACCACAGAAGGAGCACAGGAAATTGCCCGTAGAGCTCGCGGAACTCCCCGCATTGCCAACCGCTTGCTGAGACGAGTCCGAGATTACAGCGAAGTCAAAAATTTAACACCAATTGATGCCGAAGTTGCCTCAATTTCTCTGGAACTTTTTAATGTCGATCCTTTAGGTTTAGATTGGACGGATCGGCTAATTCTCAGCAGAATGATTGAAAGTTTTAACGGCGGCCCAGTTGGTTTAGAAACTATCGCTGCGGCTACAGGTGAAGACTCCCAAACTATTGAGGAAGTTTGCGAACCTTATTTGATGCAAATTGGATTTATGCAGCGGACAAATCGCGGTAGGATCGCAACGCCTGCTGCTTGGAAACATTTGGGTTATATCGACGCGGAGGAATAG
- a CDS encoding flavin reductase family protein, with the protein MLDDKAKQTILRKIPHGLYICGVKDGEEVNGFTASWVMQSSFKPPLVVNCVKQDSKSHAMIKASGVFALSFLEAGQKELAQKFFKAQRRVGDKFEDVEFYLGEETGCPIISDSLGYIECKVVGAVEHGDHTVYVGEVVAAGVHREGDPLLLESTGWNYGG; encoded by the coding sequence GTGCTAGACGATAAAGCAAAACAGACAATCCTGCGTAAGATTCCTCACGGACTATACATCTGCGGCGTTAAGGACGGCGAGGAAGTGAACGGTTTCACCGCTAGCTGGGTGATGCAATCATCTTTTAAGCCTCCTCTAGTGGTGAACTGCGTTAAGCAAGATTCCAAGTCCCATGCGATGATTAAAGCCAGCGGCGTTTTTGCCTTGAGTTTCCTAGAAGCTGGACAAAAAGAACTCGCCCAGAAATTTTTCAAAGCTCAGCGGCGCGTTGGCGATAAGTTTGAGGATGTAGAATTTTATTTGGGAGAAGAAACAGGCTGTCCGATTATCTCAGATTCTCTAGGCTATATAGAGTGTAAAGTTGTTGGTGCTGTTGAACATGGCGACCACACTGTTTATGTGGGAGAAGTCGTCGCCGCAGGCGTTCATCGTGAGGGCGACCCTCTTTTACTTGAAAGCACTGGCTGGAATTATGGCGGTTAA
- a CDS encoding calcium-binding protein yields MASVIVANTGKEEIMSNTLSSEDIFNQLLSEIESGEDDFEEETSDEEEDDSSSDSIPGAFFSTDTDFNNISGTGGNDTLNGESTNDTLSGLAGDDRINGGGGADLLVGGLGDDIYTLPLTSGGTRIQDEGGGNDELNFIGEIKLETSLTVGKVGMARNNTSLVVDINKDGKYEADRDLTVENFFANESKNQPGSGAMDFIAQYDIFELMALVNPIATTLTPTPSPISTPTPSPVSTLTPTPTPTTSPVSTPTPSPISTSTPTPTPTPSPISTPTPSPISTLTPTPTPTTSPVSTPTPSPILTSTPTPTPSPSPILVSTPTPTSTETVRINFFTGSQTPPNTDPSGIPEFQVKQLESETLFSLSDKDDNLALASYPEAANKSIQALNGSDNVRGTDLNDNINGNKGNDTIEGGSGDDSLRGGKDYDQLFGSTGNDIVNGGNEDDSLYGGVGDDILRGGKGKDLLFGEEGNDLLVGDFDQDSLAGGAGSDLFVLQSRKKDSSSDTSTNPAEVDLVADFQLTDGDKIGLVGLANNALSFESIQIQVNDGTSESATAIKIKASGEYLGIVKGVAANDMAAQPSNYFLDVSNNQKLTLG; encoded by the coding sequence ATGGCATCCGTAATTGTAGCAAATACAGGCAAAGAGGAGATTATGTCTAATACTCTTAGCTCGGAAGATATCTTCAATCAACTATTAAGTGAAATCGAAAGCGGAGAAGATGATTTTGAAGAAGAAACCAGCGATGAGGAGGAGGATGATAGCAGTAGCGATAGTATCCCTGGTGCATTTTTTTCTACTGATACAGATTTTAATAATATCAGTGGAACGGGTGGCAATGACACTCTCAATGGCGAAAGTACCAATGATACTCTCTCTGGCTTAGCTGGTGACGATCGCATTAACGGTGGCGGCGGAGCAGACTTACTCGTAGGCGGTCTAGGAGACGATATTTATACTCTACCTTTGACCTCTGGAGGTACAAGAATTCAGGATGAAGGAGGAGGTAATGACGAGCTAAATTTCATAGGTGAAATTAAGCTAGAAACAAGCCTAACAGTTGGCAAGGTGGGTATGGCGAGGAATAACACTAGCTTAGTGGTAGACATTAATAAAGACGGGAAATATGAAGCGGATCGGGATTTAACGGTTGAAAATTTCTTTGCTAATGAATCTAAAAATCAACCAGGATCTGGCGCGATGGATTTTATCGCGCAGTACGACATATTTGAACTAATGGCTTTAGTTAATCCGATCGCTACTACCCTGACTCCGACTCCCTCTCCCATATCAACACCAACTCCGTCTCCAGTATCAACATTAACACCAACTCCAACACCAACTACCTCTCCGGTATCAACACCAACTCCTTCTCCAATATCAACATCAACACCAACTCCAACACCGACTCCCTCTCCCATATCAACACCAACTCCGTCTCCAATATCAACATTAACACCAACTCCAACACCAACTACCTCTCCGGTATCAACACCAACTCCGTCTCCAATATTAACATCAACACCAACACCAACTCCCTCTCCGTCTCCAATTTTGGTATCAACACCAACTCCTACATCTACTGAGACAGTACGCATCAACTTTTTTACAGGTTCGCAAACTCCGCCAAATACCGATCCATCAGGAATCCCAGAATTTCAGGTAAAACAGTTAGAAAGTGAGACACTTTTTAGCTTATCAGACAAAGATGATAATCTTGCTCTAGCTAGCTATCCCGAAGCTGCTAACAAGTCTATTCAAGCTTTGAATGGGAGCGATAACGTGCGCGGTACTGACCTAAATGACAATATCAATGGTAACAAAGGTAATGACACAATTGAGGGAGGAAGCGGCGATGATTCTCTGCGGGGAGGTAAAGATTACGACCAACTTTTTGGTAGCACTGGCAATGATATTGTCAATGGTGGTAATGAAGATGATAGCCTTTACGGTGGAGTCGGTGATGATATTTTACGCGGCGGTAAAGGTAAGGATCTCCTCTTCGGTGAAGAGGGAAACGATCTGTTAGTTGGTGACTTCGATCAAGATAGTTTAGCCGGTGGTGCTGGTAGCGATCTTTTTGTCCTTCAATCTCGGAAAAAGGATTCATCTAGCGATACTTCTACTAATCCTGCGGAAGTAGACCTTGTTGCTGATTTTCAATTAACTGATGGTGATAAAATTGGATTAGTTGGGTTGGCGAATAATGCTCTCAGTTTTGAATCTATTCAGATTCAGGTAAATGACGGCACATCTGAGTCTGCTACTGCGATTAAGATTAAGGCAAGTGGGGAGTATTTAGGAATTGTCAAGGGGGTAGCTGCTAATGATATGGCGGCGCAACCGTCTAATTATTTCCTAGATGTGAGTAATAACCAGAAGTTAACCCTGGGTTAG
- a CDS encoding DUF2283 domain-containing protein: protein MKVHFDEKLDALYFHLDDSKIVESEEIQPGIIFDFNDQNQVVGIEIIQVRTRIPHANFKKIELEVS, encoded by the coding sequence ATGAAAGTCCATTTTGACGAGAAACTAGATGCTCTCTATTTCCACTTAGATGATTCAAAAATAGTCGAATCAGAAGAAATTCAACCAGGTATTATCTTTGATTTTAATGACCAAAATCAAGTGGTTGGTATTGAAATTATACAAGTTAGAACTCGCATTCCTCATGCTAATTTTAAGAAAATTGAGCTCGAAGTTTCTTGA
- a CDS encoding dienelactone hydrolase family protein yields MRELTRRKFITISTLAAGFALAAHPISATVITTDATGLIAGEVKIPVEDGSIPAYRAMPATGSNFPVVLVVQEIFGVHAHIQDICRRFAKLGYLAIAPEMFARQGDVSNMTDIPEIISKVVSKVPDTQVMSDLDATVAWAEKSSKGDINKLGITGFCWGGRIVWLYSAYNPKVKAGVAWYGRLISQPTPLTPKHPIDIAATLKVPILGLYGGKDDNIPNDTVEKMREVLKTGSSGSEIVLYPDTPHGFNADYRPTYRQKEAQDAWKRLQAWFKQHGVA; encoded by the coding sequence ATGAGAGAATTAACCCGCAGAAAATTCATTACAATCAGCACATTAGCTGCTGGATTTGCATTAGCAGCTCACCCCATTTCTGCCACAGTTATTACCACAGATGCCACTGGTTTAATAGCAGGAGAAGTAAAAATTCCTGTTGAAGATGGTTCAATTCCAGCATATCGAGCAATGCCTGCAACGGGCAGCAATTTTCCAGTAGTATTAGTAGTGCAAGAAATCTTCGGCGTTCACGCTCATATTCAGGATATTTGCCGCCGCTTTGCCAAATTGGGTTATTTAGCGATCGCACCTGAAATGTTCGCCCGTCAAGGCGATGTTTCTAACATGACTGACATTCCAGAAATTATCAGCAAAGTTGTCTCCAAAGTTCCAGATACTCAAGTCATGTCGGATTTAGATGCAACCGTAGCTTGGGCAGAAAAATCATCAAAAGGCGACATTAACAAACTAGGAATAACAGGATTTTGTTGGGGTGGCCGCATCGTTTGGCTATACTCAGCTTACAACCCCAAAGTCAAAGCTGGTGTAGCTTGGTACGGACGTTTAATATCTCAACCAACTCCTTTAACTCCTAAACATCCGATTGATATTGCAGCCACTTTAAAAGTACCTATTTTAGGACTTTACGGTGGTAAAGATGATAATATTCCCAATGATACAGTTGAGAAAATGCGTGAGGTTCTCAAAACTGGAAGTAGCGGTTCGGAAATAGTGCTTTATCCAGATACTCCACATGGCTTTAATGCCGATTATCGCCCGACTTATCGCCAAAAAGAAGCTCAGGACGCATGGAAGCGGTTACAAGCTTGGTTTAAGCAGCATGGAGTTGCTTAA
- the cobM gene encoding precorrin-4 C(11)-methyltransferase: MNAIDPTESLTPRVYIVGAGPGDPDLLTVKAQKLLAKADVIVFADSLVPKQILQGVRPDAEIIQTANKTLEEILAIVVERVRSQLSVVRLHSGDPSLYSAIHEQMQALAEADIPFEVIPGISAFQAAAAKLKVELTIPGEVQTIILTRIGGRTEVPEREELASLAAHQASLCLYLSARHVEEAQAKLAKHYPSDTPVAICYRLGWSDEKILLVSLDKMAVSTRDHKLIRTTMYVISPALGAVGGRSRLYHPEHTHLFRQK, from the coding sequence ATGAACGCGATCGATCCTACTGAGTCTCTAACACCTAGAGTTTATATAGTTGGGGCTGGCCCCGGCGACCCGGATTTATTGACAGTTAAGGCTCAAAAGTTACTGGCTAAGGCTGATGTAATTGTATTTGCCGATTCCCTGGTACCTAAGCAAATTCTACAGGGTGTCCGCCCTGATGCTGAGATTATCCAAACTGCGAATAAGACACTGGAAGAGATTTTAGCGATCGTGGTGGAACGAGTGCGATCGCAACTTTCAGTCGTCCGCCTTCACTCCGGCGATCCCAGCCTCTACAGCGCCATCCACGAGCAAATGCAAGCTTTAGCTGAAGCTGACATCCCTTTTGAGGTCATACCGGGAATTAGTGCTTTTCAGGCAGCAGCCGCTAAACTCAAAGTTGAGCTGACAATACCCGGAGAAGTACAAACTATTATTCTTACCCGGATCGGCGGCCGCACAGAAGTCCCCGAACGCGAAGAATTAGCCAGTTTAGCCGCACATCAAGCCAGTTTGTGTTTATATTTGAGTGCCCGCCACGTAGAAGAGGCTCAAGCTAAGTTAGCCAAACATTACCCCAGCGATACACCTGTAGCAATTTGTTACCGTTTAGGTTGGTCAGATGAAAAAATTTTGCTAGTTTCTCTTGACAAAATGGCAGTTAGTACCCGCGATCATAAATTAATTAGAACCACGATGTATGTAATCAGTCCAGCCTTGGGAGCAGTAGGAGGGCGATCGCGCCTTTACCATCCCGAACACACTCATCTATTCCGTCAAAAATGA
- the lgt gene encoding prolipoprotein diacylglyceryl transferase → MLLNHPALPLAFQFSSPGPIIFSLGPLSIRWYGLLIASAVLIGVNLSQYLAERRRINPETIGDLAIWLVVGAIPCARLYYVLFEWQQYSQNPGDIIAIWKGGIAIHGAILGGLIATLIFSKLQQISFWQLADLMAPSVILGQAIGRWGNFFNSEAFGGPTDLPWKLYIPPEHRYGLPQEYRQFEYFHPTFLYESLWNLTVFGLLLTLFFQDLQGKRRLKTGTLFLVYIATYSTGRIWIEGLRTDSLMLGSLRIAQVVSLTGIFVGLMGLVWLYFFDRPLPDVVSVNQQTTNINRSRDDADTNN, encoded by the coding sequence ATGTTGCTAAACCATCCAGCCCTACCCTTAGCCTTTCAATTTAGCTCTCCAGGCCCCATAATCTTCAGCCTGGGGCCCCTATCGATCCGATGGTACGGTCTTTTAATTGCCTCAGCAGTTTTAATTGGCGTTAACCTTTCCCAATATCTGGCCGAACGCCGCCGCATCAACCCCGAAACCATTGGCGACCTCGCGATCTGGCTAGTTGTGGGAGCGATTCCCTGTGCTAGACTCTACTACGTCCTATTTGAGTGGCAACAATACAGTCAAAATCCAGGCGATATCATTGCAATTTGGAAAGGTGGAATTGCCATCCACGGAGCTATTTTAGGCGGACTAATAGCAACTTTAATATTTTCCAAACTTCAGCAAATTTCTTTCTGGCAATTAGCAGATTTGATGGCTCCTTCTGTAATTTTAGGCCAAGCAATCGGGCGCTGGGGAAACTTCTTCAACTCCGAAGCTTTTGGAGGCCCTACAGATTTGCCCTGGAAATTGTATATACCCCCCGAACACCGCTATGGACTGCCTCAAGAATACAGACAGTTTGAGTATTTTCACCCTACTTTTCTCTACGAGTCTTTATGGAATTTAACAGTATTCGGGTTATTACTAACATTATTTTTTCAGGATTTACAGGGAAAACGCCGCCTGAAAACAGGCACGTTATTTCTAGTTTATATAGCAACCTACAGCACTGGCCGCATCTGGATTGAAGGCTTACGAACTGATAGTTTGATGTTGGGTTCGTTGCGAATTGCTCAAGTAGTAAGCTTGACAGGTATTTTTGTAGGATTGATGGGGCTAGTTTGGCTTTACTTTTTCGATCGCCCTTTGCCAGATGTTGTCTCAGTAAACCAACAGACAACCAATATTAACCGATCGCGGGATGATGCTGATACCAATAATTAA
- the rlmN gene encoding 23S rRNA (adenine(2503)-C(2))-methyltransferase RlmN — translation MPVVESPTPHVSSSAPLLGANLAELTAWVQEQGQPAYRAKQLHQWIYEKGVRSLSEISVFSKQWRESLANVPIGRSIIHHRSVAPDQTVKYLLKLADGQIVEAVGIPTEKRLTVCVSSQVGCPMACDFCATGKGGFQRHLAKHEIVDQVLTVQEDFKRRVSHIVFMGMGEPLLNLENVVAAVKCLNEDVGIGQRNITISTVGIRDRIRLLAEHHLQVTLAVSLHGSNQKLREKLIPSARNYRFDELMEECREYVKITGRRLSVEYILLAGVNDLPEHAAELADNLRGFQCHVNLIPYNPIAEADYERPSQYRIKVFVEALKARHIAVSVRYSRGLDADAACGQLRASRV, via the coding sequence ATGCCCGTTGTCGAATCCCCAACGCCCCATGTCTCTTCTTCCGCGCCCCTTTTAGGCGCAAATCTTGCGGAGTTAACAGCATGGGTGCAGGAGCAGGGACAACCTGCTTACCGCGCTAAGCAGTTACATCAGTGGATTTATGAGAAAGGCGTGCGATCGCTTTCGGAAATCTCCGTCTTCTCGAAACAGTGGCGCGAAAGTCTGGCAAATGTGCCGATCGGTCGCTCAATAATTCACCATCGCTCAGTTGCTCCAGATCAAACTGTAAAATATCTTTTAAAGTTAGCCGATGGTCAAATTGTGGAAGCTGTGGGTATTCCGACAGAAAAGCGTCTGACTGTTTGCGTTTCTTCACAGGTTGGCTGTCCGATGGCCTGCGATTTTTGTGCTACTGGTAAGGGTGGTTTTCAGCGCCATTTAGCTAAGCATGAAATTGTCGATCAGGTGTTAACGGTTCAAGAAGATTTTAAGCGGCGCGTCAGCCATATTGTATTCATGGGTATGGGGGAACCGCTACTGAATTTGGAAAATGTGGTGGCGGCTGTTAAGTGCCTGAATGAAGATGTGGGAATTGGACAGCGAAATATTACAATTTCGACGGTGGGAATCCGCGATCGCATCCGTTTATTAGCCGAACATCACTTACAAGTTACTCTCGCTGTCAGTCTTCACGGTTCTAATCAAAAGTTGCGGGAAAAACTAATACCGAGCGCTCGGAATTATCGGTTTGATGAATTGATGGAAGAATGCCGCGAATATGTGAAGATTACCGGCCGAAGATTGAGCGTTGAATATATCCTGTTAGCAGGCGTGAATGACCTGCCAGAACACGCTGCGGAATTAGCTGATAATTTGCGCGGTTTTCAATGTCATGTTAATTTGATTCCTTACAATCCGATTGCAGAAGCTGATTACGAGCGTCCAAGTCAGTATCGAATTAAGGTTTTTGTTGAGGCTTTAAAGGCGCGGCATATTGCAGTTAGCGTGCGCTATTCTCGCGGATTAGATGCAGATGCAGCCTGCGGTCAGTTACGGGCATCGCGAGTTTAA
- a CDS encoding replication restart DNA helicase PriA: MQTKQAIRCPNCGSSAAERHYHSTSHLIETKCPSCDYLMITCSRTGKVVEAYAPGLYSRH, encoded by the coding sequence ATGCAGACAAAACAAGCAATTCGTTGTCCTAACTGCGGCAGTTCCGCTGCCGAACGCCACTATCATTCTACCAGCCACCTAATAGAGACTAAATGCCCTAGCTGCGACTATTTAATGATTACTTGTTCTCGCACTGGTAAAGTTGTGGAAGCCTACGCTCCCGGTCTTTATTCACGTCACTAA
- a CDS encoding DUF29 domain-containing protein produces MVMLEPLYEKDFQIWIDATIQHLKNRQFESLDIEHLIEELNGLGKSEQNALKSNLMILLAHLLKVKVQFDAPDTMKMSWYNSIIEHRQRVLSSLEDTPSLKGFLVEAIDKAYPQAYKLAIKEGKFAALGVRIPDVSEYPNVCPFSVEQILDEDFYG; encoded by the coding sequence ATGGTAATGCTTGAACCTCTCTATGAAAAAGATTTTCAAATCTGGATTGATGCCACGATTCAGCATCTCAAAAATCGTCAATTTGAATCTCTCGATATTGAACATTTGATTGAGGAATTGAATGGCTTGGGTAAATCGGAGCAGAATGCACTCAAAAGTAATTTAATGATTTTGTTGGCTCATTTGCTGAAGGTGAAGGTACAATTTGATGCTCCCGATACTATGAAAATGAGTTGGTATAATTCTATTATTGAACATCGCCAACGAGTTTTGAGCAGTTTAGAAGATACACCTTCTTTAAAAGGTTTTCTTGTGGAAGCGATTGATAAAGCTTATCCTCAAGCTTATAAGTTAGCAATTAAGGAAGGTAAATTTGCGGCTTTAGGGGTGCGGATTCCTGATGTAAGTGAATATCCTAATGTTTGTCCATTTTCTGTTGAGCAGATATTAGATGAGGATTTTTATGGTTAG